A DNA window from Hordeum vulgare subsp. vulgare chromosome 1H, MorexV3_pseudomolecules_assembly, whole genome shotgun sequence contains the following coding sequences:
- the LOC123445823 gene encoding coronatine-insensitive protein homolog 1b has protein sequence MGGEAPEPRRLTRALSVDGSGVPEEALHLVFGYVDDPRDREAASLACRRWHHIDALTRKHVTVPFCYAVSPARLLARFPRLESLGVKGKPRAAMYGLISDDWGAYARPWIAELAAPLECLKALHLRRMVVTDDDLAALVLARGHMLQELKLDKCSGFSTDALRLVARSCRSLRTLFLEECTITDNGTEWLHDLAANNPVLVNLNFYLTYLRAVPADLELLARNCKSLISLKISDCDLSDLVGFFQIATSLQEFAGAEISEQMYGNVKFPSKICSFGLTFMGINEMHIIFPFSAVLKKLDLQYSFLTTEDHCQLIAKCPNLLVLAVRNVIGDRGLAVVGDTCKKLQRLRVERGEDDPGMQEEGGVSQVGLTAVAVGCRELEYIAAYVSDITNGALESIGTFCKKLYDFRLVLLDRQERITDLPLDNGARALLRGCTKLRRFALYLRPGGLSDVGLNYIGQHSGTIHYMLLGNVGQTDDGLISFAAGCRNLLKLELRSCCFSERALALAVLKMPSLRYVWVQGYRASQTGRDLMLMARPFWNIEFTPPGTESAGRLMEDGEPCVDRQAQVLAYYSLSGRRSDCPQSVVPLYPA, from the exons ATGGGCGGGGAGGCCCCGGAGCCGCGGCGGCTGACCCGCGCGCTCAGCGTGGACGGCAGCGGCGTCCCGGAGGAGGCGCTGCACCTGGTGTTCGGGTACGTCGACGACCCGCGCGACCGGGAGGCGGCGTCGCTGGCCTGCCGCCGGTGGCACCACATCGACGCGCTCACGCGGAAGCATGTCACCGTGCCCTTCTGCTACGCGGTTTCCCCGGCACGCCTGCTCGCGCGCTTCCCGCGCCTCGAGTCGCTCGGGGTCAAGGGCAAGCCCCGCGCCGCCATGTACGGCCTCATCTCCGACGACTGGGGCGCCTACGCTCGCCCCTGGATAGCCGAGCTCGCTGCCCCGCTCGAGTGCCTCAAGGCGCTCCACCTGCGCCGCATGGTCGTCACCGACGACGACCTCGCCGCCCTTGTCCTCGCCCGCGGCCACATGCTGCAGGAGCTCAAGCTCGACAAGTGCTCTGGCTTCTCCACCGACgccctccgcctcgtcgcccgatCCTGCAG ATCACTGAGAACTTTGTTTCTGGAAGAATGCacaattactgataatggcactgaaTGGCTCCATGATCTTGCTGCCAACAATCCTGTTCTGGTGAACTTGAACTTCTACTTGACTTACCTCAGAGCGGTGCCAGCTGACCTCGAGCTTCTTGCCAGGAATTGCAAGTcactaatttcattgaagatcagTGATTGTGACCTTTCAGATTTAGTTGGATTTTTCCAAATAGCTACGTCATTGCAAGAATTTGCTGGAGCGGAAATTAGTGAGCAAATGTATGGAAATGTTAAGTTTCCTTCAAAGATTTGCTCATTCGGACTTACCTTCATGGGGATAAATGAGATGCACATAATCTTTCCTTTTTCCGCTGTACTCAAGAAGCTGGATTTGCAGTACAGTTTCCTCACCACTGAAGATCATTGCCAGCTCATTGCAAAATGTCCAAACTTACTAGTTCTTGCG GTGAGGAATGTGATTGGGGATAGAGGATTAGCGGTTGTCGGAGACACATGCAAGAAGCTACAAAGGCTCAGAGTTGAGAGAGGGGAAGATGATCCTGGTatgcaagaagaaggaggagtttCTCAAGTAGGCCTAACAGCCGTAGCCGTAGGCTGCCGTGAACTGGAATACATAGCCGCCTATGTGTCTGATATCACGAACGGGGCCCTAGAATCTATCGGAACATTCTGCAAAAAGCTTTATGACTTTCGCCTTGTCCTGCTTGACAGACAAGAGAGGATAACAGATTTGCCACTGGACAATGGTGCCCGTGCGCTGCTGAGGGGCTGCACTAAACTTCGGAGGTTCGCTCTATACCTGAGACCAGGGGGCCTTTCAGATGTGGGCCTTAACTATATTGGACAGCACAGTGGAACTATCCACTACATGCTTCTGGGTAACGTTGGGCAAACGGATGACGGATTAATCAGTTTTGCAGCTGGGTGCCGGAACCTGCTGAAGCTTGAATTAAGGAGCTGCTGCTTCAGCGAGCGGGCTTTGGCCCTCGCCGTACTGAAAATGCCTTCTCTGAGGTACGTATGGGTGCAGGGCTACAGAGCCTCTCAAACTGGCCGCGACCTCATGCTCATGGCAAGGCCCTTCTGGAACATTGAGTTTACGCCTCCCGGCACGGAGAGCGCGGGTCGGCTGATGGAAGATGGGGAGCCCTGTGTTGATAGGCAAGCTCAGGTACTTGCATACTACTCCCTTAGTGGGAGGAGGTCGGACTGCCCGCAGTCTGTTGTTCCTCTGTATCCTGCGTGA